A stretch of Triticum aestivum cultivar Chinese Spring chromosome 1D, IWGSC CS RefSeq v2.1, whole genome shotgun sequence DNA encodes these proteins:
- the LOC123174323 gene encoding bidirectional sugar transporter SWEET6a — MVSADAARNIVGIVGNVISFGLFLSPVPTFWRIIKAKDVEEFKPDPYLATLLNCMLWVFYGLPIVHPNSILVVTINGIGLVIESAYLIIFFIYATRNTRLKMLGVLAVEALFMVGVVAGVLLGAHTHEKRSMIVGILCVIFGSVMYASPLTIMGKVIKTRSVEYMPFVLSLVNFLNGCCWTGYALIKFDLYITIPNGLGAVFGLAQLILYGCYYRSTPKKGKNVELPTVKVTKNSVGGGRVSVTVEK, encoded by the exons ATGGTTTCCGCCGACGCCGCCCGCAACATCGTCGGCATCGTCGGCAATGTCATCTCCTTCGGGCTCTTCCTCTCCCCTGT GCCGACGTTCTGGCGGATCatcaaggccaaggacgtggaggAGTTCAAGCCGGACCCCTACCTGGCGACCCTGCTCAACTGCATGCTCTGGGTCTTCTATGGCCTCCCCATCGTCCACCCCAACAGCATCCTCGTCGTCACCATCAACGGGATCGGGCTCGTCATCGAGAGCGCCtacctcatcatcttcttcatctacgCCACCAGGAACACACGG CTGAAGATGCTCGGCGTGCTCGCCGTCGAGGCCCTGTTCATGGTGGGCGTGGTGGCCGGCGTGCTCCTCGGCGCCCACACCCACGAGAAGCGCTCCATGATCGTCGGCATCCTCTGCGTCATCTTCGGCTCGGTCATGTACGCCTCCCCGCTCACCATCATG GGTAAAGTGATCAAGACTAGGAGCGTGGAGTACATGCCATTCGTCCTCTCCCTAGTGAACTTCCTCAACGGCTGCTGCTGGACGGGCTATGCGCTCATCAAGTTCGACCTCTACATCACG ATCCCCAATGGCCTCGGTGCCGTCTTTGGCCTCGCCCAGCTGATCCTCTACGGCTGCTACTACAGGTCGACTCCCAAGAAGGGCAAGAATGTCGAGCTGCCTACCGTCAAAGTCACAAAGAACAGCGTTGGCGGCGGCAGGGTCTCCGTCACCGTTGAGAAATAA